Genomic DNA from Marnyiella aurantia:
ATAATCTACACGGTAATCGCGGAACCGGTATTCATACGGATAAGCGTAGTAATTTGGAAGCAGAATTTTATTGCCTACAATCTCAACAGGAATATTCATTTTAAGGGGCAGATTGTAACCATCTGCTCTTTTCTTCACTTCCAGATAGGGTGCAGCTACATTTTCCCTGCGTACATGAATATCAGGATAGTCCTGCTTGTAGATGGTTTTCCCGTCCGAATAGACATCATCCCAGTAGGATTTGAAATTTTGCGGAATAATCACTTTCTTCACATCCACTAGTATTGAATCAGAAGTAGAATTTATGGCTACATTCTCGGTTTCGTCATTATTTCCGCTATACTGTGTGTTGAATTTTATTGCGCTCACGCCGGTAAATGCCGCCAGTGCAATCCAAATCAGGACCAGACCCCCAATTACGTAACCCGTATTGTTCAGTTTTGTTCTTGGTGAAAAAAGCTTGATTGCCAGATAGCAGAAGATAAGTGCCGGGATGAAAACCGTCAGGAATGCGAGCGCCAGAGCCAGAAATCCAAGATTGCTGTCCTGCAGATAAAATCCTAAATTGTCAAAGAAATTGATATTGCTGGTACCTGCAAGTCCAAAGACACTTATTGATGCCAGGAGCATGGAAAGTCCGATCAGACCAAAGATTCCTCCAAGTATATAGCGGATTACGTTCCAGATACCGTTTCCGGCATTATTTATATAAGGCTTATTCTCGGTGTAAATTTCGCCAACACGCTGCGTGGATTCATTTGCAAACTGTACCAGTTTATTGGATTCATTTTTAAGGTTGTCAAAATTCATCGGTTTACCTTTCATCTTCAGGAAATCTGCGGCGGTCTGAGCTTTTGGCAGAACGATCCAGAAAATAATATAAACCAAAACGATTAATGTGGTTGAAATTGCTGCTGTAAATATACCAAGGATGGCGATTCCGAGCCAAATTGCCCGCATCGCAGTCATGTCCAGACCGGTATAGTGAGCCAAACCTGCGCATACGCCGGCAATTTTTTGTCTTTCAGGATCCCGGAAAAGCTGTTTGGCACCTGGATTTCCAAAAGATTTGCGGTTGGTTTTCTGGTTAGAGTCAGAATAGTACGCTTCTTCCTGCTCTTCAATAACTTCAGGCTTGCCAATTTGGAAAATAACCCTTTCCACATCAGCATCGTTAATAACTTCTCTTCTACCCAGAGTCTCGTTAAAGATTTCCACCATCCGGATTTCAATATCGTGCATCACTTCGTCAGCTTCTGTAGGCTCCAGAGAACTTCTTAGGGCTGCCAGGTAATCGCTGAGCTTTATATAGGCGTGTTCCTCAATCGTAAATGAGAAACCGGCGAGTCCAATTGAGAGTGTCTTGTTCATAGTTTTAAGAATTTGCTTGAAACGGATTTTCAGTGCCGTTTGTCGGATTGTTTTTTGTGATTTGGTTTACAGATTCATTCAGCTCGCGCCAGGTAGTCAGCAGTTCTGCCAGAAAGAGATTTCCCTTTTCAGTAATCTGGTAGTACTTCCTTGGCGGCCCTCCGGTAGATTCTTCCCAACGGTAGGAAAGAAACTCGCCGTTTTTCAGTCGGGTAAGCAGTGGGTACAATGTTCCTTCCACCACATCCAGTCTTCCTTTTTTAAGCTCATCTATAAGATCGGAAACATACATTTCACGCTCATGGATCAGACTCAAAATGCAGAATTCCAGAATTCCTTTGCGCATCTGCGCTTTCGTGTTCTCGGTATTCATCTATTTTGATGTTGATTTGGTTAATACTTCTAATCTGTTATAACTTAACTATACAAAGATATGTTATTATTTAAGTAATATGCAATACAAAGTAGTGAAATATTTTAGATATTATATTTAAAGTATTGATTATCAACATAAAAAATTTCATGGAAATTTTTCTGATATACAGTTTCGTACAGAATCATGCTGATTTCTATAGCCAAAATTTGAATCCAAGTGGTTTTTTACTACTTTTAAACTTTAAAAATAAACTATGAACAACCACGAAATTGATTACAAAGTACACGGTGAAGAAATGCAGTGTGTAGAAATTGAACTGGATCCTAACGAAAGCGTGATTTCCGAGCCCGGCAGTTTTATGATGATGACCGACGGCATACAGATGGAAACCATGTTTGGCGACGGTAACGAGAAAGGCCTTATGGGTAAACTGTTTTCAGCCGGTAAACGGCTTCTCACGGGCGAAAATCTCTTTATGACGGCTTATACCAATATTTCCAGCCAAAAGAGGCAGGTGTCTTTTGCGGCACCTTATTCAGGTAAAATAATTCCGCTGGACCTGTCGCAGTTGGGAGGGCGGGTAATCTGTCAGAAAGACAGTTTTCTGTGTGCAGCCAAAGGAGTATCGGTAGGTATTGAATTCCAGAAGAAACTTGGTACAGGCCTTTTCGGTGGCGAAGGCTTTATTATGCAGAAACTGGAGGGTGACGGGATGAGTTTTGTGCACAGCGGCGGACATGTAATCGAGAAGCAGTTGCAACCTGGCGAAATTCTCAAGATTGACACTGGTTGTATTGTGGCATTTACAAAAGAGGTGGATTATGACATCCAGTTTGTGGGTGGCATAAAGAATTCAATATTTGGTGGCGAAGGACTTTTCTTTGCTCAACTGCGGGGTCCCGGAACCGTGTGGATTCAAACTCTTCCTATTTCCAGGCTTGCTGCCCGTATACTTCAGTTCGGTACCGGTAAAAAAGGTGAAGAAGGAAGTGTCTTGGGAAAATTAGGTAACCTTCTGGATGGCGACGGATTTTAATATAAAATTCACTTTACAGAATTTTAGGGCGGACAAATGTCCGCTTTTTTTCATTTTTAATTTCCGCTCTCAATTACTTTGGAAAGCCCGAATCAGGATGCTAAATTTTTGCATAAAAATTTAAAAATCAGTATTTTTGTGAATTACTGAAAACATGAACAACGCTGCAATGTGGTACCCGCAGCAATTTATATGAGCGAAAACAACAATTTTCAATATACAGAAGACAATATCCGGACACTGGACTGGCAGGAGCATGTGCGCCAGAGACCCGGTATGTACATCGGCAAGCTGGGCGACGGATCCTCCGCCGATGACGGTATTTATATCCTTCTGAAGGAAATCATCGATAATTCCATTGATGAATTTGTGATGAAGTCCGGTAAGCGGATTGAAATCAAGATTGACGAAGGTAAAGCAGTGATCCGCGATTTCGGTCGGGGTATTCCCCTGGGGAAAGTAGTGGATGCGGTTTCAAAAATGAATACCGGCGGTAAATACGACAGTAAGGCCTTCAAGAAGTCGGTTGGATTGAATGGAGTAGGTTCCAAAGCTGTTAATGCACTTTCAGATTTTTTTAAAGTTAAATCTGTACGTGAGGGCAGGATGAAGGTAGCCGAATTTTCCAAAGGGGTGGTCACTCACGACCATGATGAGGCTGAGACTTCGGACCGTAACGGTACTGAAATCACCTTTATTCCGGATCATGAGATCTTCCCGCATTTTAAATTCAGGAAAGAATATATCGAAAGGATGCTACGCAACTATGTGTACCTGAATCCCGGGCTTAAAATTATCTTCAACGGAGAGACCTTCTTCTCCGAAAACGGATTGAAAGATCTTCTTCAGGAAGAGCTGGAAGGCGACATTCTTTACCCAATCATCCACATAAAGGGCGAGGATATTGAAATTGCTGTCACCCACTCGGATAAATCACAGTCGGAGACGTATTTTTCATTCGTTAACGGACAAAATACAACACAGGGTGGTACTCATCTGAACGCCTTCAAAGAAGCATATGTGAAAACGATTCGTGAATATCTGAATAAGACCTATGAGGCATCCGATATCCGTAAATCCATTATAGCAGCTGTTTCTATAAAGGTTATTGAACCTGTTTTTGAGTCCCAAACCAAGACCAAACTGGGATCCAACGATATGGAGCCGGGTAAGGAAAGCATCCGGACTTTTATGAGTAATTTCCTGAAGAAGGAACTGGATAATTACCTGCATAAAAATCCTGAGACAGCTGAAGCGGTACACAAAAAGATATTGGTTTCAGAACGTGAAAGAAAAGAACTTTCAGGTATCCAGAAACTGGCCAGGGAAAGGGCCAAGAAAGTTTCACTGCACAATAAGAAACTTCGCGACTGCCGTCAGCATTACAATGACCAGAAAGCCGAGAGGAAATCTGAGTCGCAGATTTTTATCACTGAGGGAGATTCAGCATCCGGTTCCATTACCAAATCCAGAGATGTAGATACGCAGGCGGTATTCTCGCTGCGTGGAAAACCTCTTAATTCCTATGGCCTGACTAAGAGAGTGGTGTATGAGAATGAAGAGTTCAACCTTCTGCAGGCCGCTTTAAATATTGAGGATTCGCTGGAGGACCTCCGCTACAACCAGGTGATTATAGCCACCGATGCTGATGTGGACGGTATGCACATCCGATTGCTGATGATTACCTTCTTCCTGCAGTTCTTCCCGGACCTTATCCGGAACGGTCATTTGTATATCCTTTCTACACCTTTGTTCAGAGTCCGCAACAAAAAAGAAACACGGTACTGTTATTCTGATGCTGAGCGGATTAAAGCCTTGAATGAATTGGGAAAAAATCCTGAAATCACAAGGTTCAAAGGGCTTGGTGAAATCTCTCCGGACGAGTTCAAGCACTTTATCGGTAAGGATATCCGTTTAGAACCTGTCGTCATCGGGAAAGATCAGACCATTGAACAATTGCTGGAGTTCTATATGGGCAAGAATACACCGGACCGCCAGGTATTTATCCTGGAAAATCTTGTGGTAGAGGATCCGGAAATCGACAAAAAGGAGAAGCTTGAAGAAGTAGTAGCCTGACAGCAGATTGAAAATCAGCACTGTTTAAATTAATAGAGAATTAATTTCGCGGAAACGCGGACCAATATATGACTGAAGAAAACCTCCATGAAGGGGAAAGTTTAAGGAAAGTTTCGGGGCTGTATAAGGATTGGTTTCTGGATTACGCCTCTTACGTAATTCTGGACCGTGCCATTCCATCGGTCTACGACGGATTTAAACCTGTACAGCGCCGGATCATGCACTCTATGCGTGAACTGGAGGATGGCAGGTACAACAAAGTAGCCAATATTGTTGGTAATACCATGAAGTATCACCCGCACGGCGATGCTTCCATTACTGACGCGATGGTTCAGATAGGCCAGAAGGAACTTCTGATCGATACCCAGGGTAACTGGGGAAATATTTACACCGGCGACTCTGCCGCGGCCGCACGTTATATTGAAGCGCGGCTTACACCATTTGCACTGGAGGTCGTTTTTAACCCAAAGACTACCGACTGGTCCAAGTCGTATGACGGCCGGAATAACGAGCCTATCGACCTGCCCGTAAAATTCCCGCTTCTGCTAGCACAGGGCGTGGAAGGAATTGGGGTTGGACTTTCAACAAAAATCCTTCCTCATAATTTTAATGAACTTATTAATGCGTCTGTGGCGCATTTGAAAGGCCGGAAATTTCAGGTATTCCCCGACTTTATTACCGGCGGCATGCTGGATGTGGCCGAGTATAATGACGGTGAAAGGGGCGGCAAAGTCCGAGCCAGAGCCAGGATTGTTCAGCGGGAAAAAAATCTGCTGGTCATTACCGAACTTCCATACTCCAAAAACACGGTAGACCTTATTGACAGTATTGTAAAGGCAACTGAAAGAGGTAAGATCAAAATCAAAAAGATTGAAGACAATACCTCGGATAAGGTTGAAATCCTGATTCACCTTGCCAACGATGTATCGCCGGATAAAACAATTGATGCGCTTTACGCCTTTACCGACTGCCAGGTGTCCATTTCTCCCAATGCCTGTGTGATTGTTGGCGACAAACCGATGTTCCTCAGTGTTTCCGAGATCCTTCGGATGAATACAGACCACACTGTTTCCCTACTAAAGAAGGAACTGGAAATTGAACTGCACGAACTTCAGGAAAGCTGGCACTTTGCCTCACTGGAACGTATCTTCATCGAAAACCGTATTTATCATGATATTGAAGAGGTAAAATCCTGGGAAGAAGTACTTACAACGATCGATGCCGGTCTGAAACCGCATACAGCACATTTGCTGCGGGCGGTAACTGAAGAGGATATCGTAAGGTTAACCGAGATTAGGATCAAAAGAATATCAAGGTTCGACCTGGATAAGTTCAAGGAAACCATTGCCGCACTTGAAGATAAGATTGAAAAATGTAAATACAATCTGGCGCATCTTATTCCGTACGCAATTGATTATTTCCTCAATATTCAGAAGAAATACGGCAAGGAAAGGGAAAGAAAGACCGAGATCAGGATATTCGACACGATTGATGCTTCCAAAGTTGCTGTTGCCAATGAGAAATTCTACGCGAATTTTGCTGAAGGATTTATTGGTACTTCGCTTAAGAAGGACCAGTTCCTTTTCGACTGTTCCGATATTGATGATATCATTACCTTCCGTCGCGACGGTACCATGAAGGTAGTGAAGGTGGAAGCCAAGACCTTTATCGGCAAAGACATTGTTCACGTAGGCATCTGGAAAAAGGGTGATACGCGCACTGTTTACAATACCATTTACCGCGAAGGACGCGACGGTCCTTATTATATGAAACGTTTTTCGGTAACGAGCATCACGCGGAATACCGATTATCCGCTGGCTTCGGAGAAAAAGGGATCAGAATTCCTTTATTTTTCGGCCAATCCGAACGGCGAGGCAGAACTGGTTACGGTTTTACTTAAGCCTAATGCTCGCGTCCGCAAGAGCAGGATTGATATTGATTTCTCCGAACTGGCCATAAAAGGCCGCGCCTCCCGCGGGAACCTGGTAACCAAGTATACAATTAAAAAGATCGACCTGAAGGAAGAAGGTCACAGCACCCTTGCACCAAGGAAAATCTGGTTTGACGAAACTGTTCGGCGTTTGAATGTCGATGCTCGAGGTACGCTGCTGGGTAACTTTAAAGGTGACGACCGCATCCTTACAATAAACAGCAACGGTGAAGCGAAACTTGTTTCGTTTGACCTGATGAACAGGTTTGACGATGAATATCTGGTGCTGGAGAAGTGGAATCCGGAACAGCCGGTCACCTGTATTTATTTTGATGGTGAGAAAGGAATTTATTTCATCAAGCGATTCCTGCTGGATCATACACCCAACATTCAGCATTTTGTACCGTCTGA
This window encodes:
- a CDS encoding PspC domain-containing protein, whose translation is MNKTLSIGLAGFSFTIEEHAYIKLSDYLAALRSSLEPTEADEVMHDIEIRMVEIFNETLGRREVINDADVERVIFQIGKPEVIEEQEEAYYSDSNQKTNRKSFGNPGAKQLFRDPERQKIAGVCAGLAHYTGLDMTAMRAIWLGIAILGIFTAAISTTLIVLVYIIFWIVLPKAQTAADFLKMKGKPMNFDNLKNESNKLVQFANESTQRVGEIYTENKPYINNAGNGIWNVIRYILGGIFGLIGLSMLLASISVFGLAGTSNINFFDNLGFYLQDSNLGFLALALAFLTVFIPALIFCYLAIKLFSPRTKLNNTGYVIGGLVLIWIALAAFTGVSAIKFNTQYSGNNDETENVAINSTSDSILVDVKKVIIPQNFKSYWDDVYSDGKTIYKQDYPDIHVRRENVAAPYLEVKKRADGYNLPLKMNIPVEIVGNKILLPNYYAYPYEYRFRDYRVDYELVVPQNMTVIAMNDERGFSLSDDLDNDDDQYGTTVTSGQNSIVVSSDNADSIIVNGKKVSKEEAELMIKRMKIDSDSVKDINISINGEKKEVSIKTK
- a CDS encoding PadR family transcriptional regulator, with the translated sequence MNTENTKAQMRKGILEFCILSLIHEREMYVSDLIDELKKGRLDVVEGTLYPLLTRLKNGEFLSYRWEESTGGPPRKYYQITEKGNLFLAELLTTWRELNESVNQITKNNPTNGTENPFQANS
- a CDS encoding TIGR00266 family protein; protein product: MNNHEIDYKVHGEEMQCVEIELDPNESVISEPGSFMMMTDGIQMETMFGDGNEKGLMGKLFSAGKRLLTGENLFMTAYTNISSQKRQVSFAAPYSGKIIPLDLSQLGGRVICQKDSFLCAAKGVSVGIEFQKKLGTGLFGGEGFIMQKLEGDGMSFVHSGGHVIEKQLQPGEILKIDTGCIVAFTKEVDYDIQFVGGIKNSIFGGEGLFFAQLRGPGTVWIQTLPISRLAARILQFGTGKKGEEGSVLGKLGNLLDGDGF
- a CDS encoding DNA topoisomerase IV subunit B, coding for MSENNNFQYTEDNIRTLDWQEHVRQRPGMYIGKLGDGSSADDGIYILLKEIIDNSIDEFVMKSGKRIEIKIDEGKAVIRDFGRGIPLGKVVDAVSKMNTGGKYDSKAFKKSVGLNGVGSKAVNALSDFFKVKSVREGRMKVAEFSKGVVTHDHDEAETSDRNGTEITFIPDHEIFPHFKFRKEYIERMLRNYVYLNPGLKIIFNGETFFSENGLKDLLQEELEGDILYPIIHIKGEDIEIAVTHSDKSQSETYFSFVNGQNTTQGGTHLNAFKEAYVKTIREYLNKTYEASDIRKSIIAAVSIKVIEPVFESQTKTKLGSNDMEPGKESIRTFMSNFLKKELDNYLHKNPETAEAVHKKILVSERERKELSGIQKLARERAKKVSLHNKKLRDCRQHYNDQKAERKSESQIFITEGDSASGSITKSRDVDTQAVFSLRGKPLNSYGLTKRVVYENEEFNLLQAALNIEDSLEDLRYNQVIIATDADVDGMHIRLLMITFFLQFFPDLIRNGHLYILSTPLFRVRNKKETRYCYSDAERIKALNELGKNPEITRFKGLGEISPDEFKHFIGKDIRLEPVVIGKDQTIEQLLEFYMGKNTPDRQVFILENLVVEDPEIDKKEKLEEVVA
- a CDS encoding DNA gyrase/topoisomerase IV subunit A, which gives rise to MTEENLHEGESLRKVSGLYKDWFLDYASYVILDRAIPSVYDGFKPVQRRIMHSMRELEDGRYNKVANIVGNTMKYHPHGDASITDAMVQIGQKELLIDTQGNWGNIYTGDSAAAARYIEARLTPFALEVVFNPKTTDWSKSYDGRNNEPIDLPVKFPLLLAQGVEGIGVGLSTKILPHNFNELINASVAHLKGRKFQVFPDFITGGMLDVAEYNDGERGGKVRARARIVQREKNLLVITELPYSKNTVDLIDSIVKATERGKIKIKKIEDNTSDKVEILIHLANDVSPDKTIDALYAFTDCQVSISPNACVIVGDKPMFLSVSEILRMNTDHTVSLLKKELEIELHELQESWHFASLERIFIENRIYHDIEEVKSWEEVLTTIDAGLKPHTAHLLRAVTEEDIVRLTEIRIKRISRFDLDKFKETIAALEDKIEKCKYNLAHLIPYAIDYFLNIQKKYGKERERKTEIRIFDTIDASKVAVANEKFYANFAEGFIGTSLKKDQFLFDCSDIDDIITFRRDGTMKVVKVEAKTFIGKDIVHVGIWKKGDTRTVYNTIYREGRDGPYYMKRFSVTSITRNTDYPLASEKKGSEFLYFSANPNGEAELVTVLLKPNARVRKSRIDIDFSELAIKGRASRGNLVTKYTIKKIDLKEEGHSTLAPRKIWFDETVRRLNVDARGTLLGNFKGDDRILTINSNGEAKLVSFDLMNRFDDEYLVLEKWNPEQPVTCIYFDGEKGIYFIKRFLLDHTPNIQHFVPSEHPKTFIEQIITVDRAQAEIVFAKEKDKQREPETIIIDDFISVKGIKAIGNQLTKSKVKTINITLPEPEELNPGFDEVEQNEDSVAFIDHDIPDGDFPEEGAIGSLFEE